The sequence TAACACAGGGCCTTCAGCTACAGGGACTTTGTGCTTGCAGAGTAATAGCTGAATGTCAGGCAGGACATCCTAAACAGATGGCATTTGCTGTCTAAGTGACTAGAGGATGCCCATAATGCAGTCTGCGATGTTTACAACAATCCAGCTTGCACTACAGTAGCACCTAATGATCTGACATCTGAACTGGTCTTAAAGGTTCTACCTCTGTTAGATCACCATTGCCAAGAACAGGACTTGGTCACCTGCTTGGCATGCAGACCTCTTAGGTTTAAACACAAATTGAAGCCCTCCTCATCTGTGTTCTGATCACTGAGACAAGCAGCTGAAACCTGAGGAGAGATACTGACCGATGCCAAAGTGCTCATTCCACATCGTATGCAGGCCAATGGTGGCCTCGGCCAGGTGTTTCTTTAACTCCTCAAAGGGAATGTTTATTCTGAACATCACACTGTTACTAACTCCAAGCTCTTCACAAAGACATTTAAGGTTATTCACACGGTCTTCATCTTGCTGGTTCCGACAGCCTCCAATTAAAATAAGCTTCAGTGAGAGCTGCTGCCTCAGTCTCTTCTCTTTCAGCAACTTAGCAAAGGCTCGGATTTGCAAAGGATGATCTTTTTCAGGCCTGAATTGGCTGACAGAAACAATAGAATATTCAGCactgttcttttcctcttccagtGGGATATCCAGGAAGGTCTGAACATCACATGGTGGATACACAACGCTAGTGCAAGCCCCAGTTCTCCAGAGGGAAAGAATGTGATTTAGTGTCCAGGAAGAATTGACCATAACCACATCGCTGCAGGAACCCACCAATCCGTACATGAAGGCAAACAAGTAGTAGTAGACAAGTTTCAATTTGCTGAAGAAAGGATTGTTTGTAATGAAAGCTGCATTGTTAAACCTGGTATCCTGATTCCTAACTACAGAAAGCATATCGGTGCTGATGGTGGGATAATGGACATAGCATCCAACACGACAACCTCCTAAATATTTAAATAGGGGAAGCGTAAAAGCATAACCCATCGAGTCAATGTAAATATCTGGAACACACTTGAGAAGAGCTTCCCAACCGAGAAACACGGAGCCTAAACTTTGTCCCAGCAAAGTGAAGCGAGGATAAAGAGAAGCTTCCACAAGATAGCGTTTTTCCAGAAATACAAACTTCACAGGATGAGTTAATTTAATGTTGAATCTTCTGAAAGCACCTTCTACTATGTCTTCTTCAGTGGCATCTCTATCACCAGTGTAAACAACACACGTTACATTCTTGTACCTGGAAGagaatttcattcattcttctcATCAAATTTTCTAACACAAAACTCAAATATTATCCACTCAAAATTTACCAAAACGTATGTTCTAAATCAAATGTCTGGCCTACCTCTGGAACAACTTACATGTAACTAAATTGATTATATGAATTTTTTCccttacacttttttttttttttctttttaagcaaaagCTGTGGAccagaaatctttttttaaagaaaggatcTCAGTGTTAATCAACAGATTTAGGAACGCCTTGCAGCATATAGATGTCCATCCAGTGTACAGCATGAGTAAAATGCAAAAGACTGTGCAAGGCAGTGGACGTGCCAATGTTGAATCCACTTTATGTATTAACTTAGTCTCCTGCACTAAGAGGCCATTACTGAGATTCGATCATCAGTTACCTACACACAAGTTATGACCCTAAAAGCTCCCTATGAGTGCTGCAAAACTGATGGAGAAGGATAGATTTTgccaaggaggaaaaaagtgacAGGTGCCACAGCTATGGAGGAGACAGAGGACAGAAGAAAACGTGGATAAAGAGCTGAAGAAGAAAGGTGAAATGTAGGACCAGTATATCAATGATATCTATTTAAATGTGCAAAATGTCATCATTTGCATAAATGATATCATGAGAAACAGAGTGAAATATGGTATCAGCTGATAAACAGATGTGCTTACTTTTTCTGGAGCGTTCTTATGGCACACCACAAGACTCTCtctcctccaccacctgcattGCAATAGGGATGAAAAAACGCAACCAGCAGTGGCCGCCTCCCATCCCCTCCTGCCGGactctgctgctttctctttccttgtaTCCAGAGCCGAATTCCACACAGCAGGACGGCCAAGCAGGTACTCAGAACTCCACTTAGAAACAATGCAGGGATTAGCAACGAGCACAGCAATCTGAAACAAGGTGAAAATTGTAAAATATAAAGCTGGCCTAAGGAAATACTACGTGTGAAATCCATACAGAAGGGCATAAGGGTAGAGCCAGAGGGTGCCAGACAACTTCATGAGTTCTTCTAACCACTGAAATTATCAGCATCACTGCTCCATTTCAGTAATTACATTCAAAAAACACTATTCTACGTAgtttagcaattttttttttacagatctCAGTTATAGTTTATTGACATTATTTATGTTTGCGTTATTACACTACATAAATATCACCCGCTCTATTTCAACGTGTCATATATACTCCAAAGGCCGCGTGCCCGCAGCAGCGTGGCACAGCACAAGGCGCACAGAGGATCCTCAACAGATGTTCAGGGCCCTccttcagcccagctcctgccCGCTCTGCCTTCCGAAGCGCTGCAGCCGGTCAGGGCAGCGCTGGGCAGGCagttttcccttccctcctcgAGCTCGGCAGGGCCGTGGGGCGCGGGGCCGCCCCCACCCATCCGCCCCGTACCTGAGCAGCCCGCAGAAGCACAGCCCACCCGCCACCATCTTGCGCGCCACCACCCCTCCTTCCGCCGGAAGCGCTCTTTGCTTGCGGGCGGGACCAACCAGGCATTGCCTCTCTCTCATTGGCTCTCGACGGAGATGGACGGCGGGAAAGGCAGAGGGGCGGGGATTGGAATGGGCGGGAACAAGAATGGGCGGGAACAAGGAGTGGGCGTGGCTTCGCCTGAGGGAGCGCGGCAGGGTTGGGTGTTCTGTAAGCGGGTCGGTGGCTGTGTGTGCGGTCTacttgtgcttttatttttttcctcattctatTTTCTGAGGAAATCATGCACTGACTTGTGATCTCTCAGCATGATTGAGGCCAGAGCAGTCTCTTTCATGTCGTAGCCTTCGGTGAGTCCAAAGGTCGTGAGGCTGGTGGGATGCTTGTGAATGTTACCCTGGGTCTTAGCAGAAGATGGTGTTGGGTCCCCTAGTTTGGCCATTGCTAAACCCAGAACAGAGAGATGAAGTCTCTGCTGTACTGAGAGCAGGAGGAAATCAGAGAGTAATGACTGTGGTTtggcaaatggatgaggccaggctcttctcagtggtgtatAGTGATAGGTCATGGAACAGTGGCCTAAAACCTGAACATAGGAAGTAACATaaaaacatgtggaagaactttttatggtgagggtgacggagctctggaacaggctgccctgagaggttgtggagtctcctctggagatattcaagacccacctggatgcctacctgtgcagcttGCTATAGGGAGCCTGGATTCagtgatctctgaggtccccTCGAACCCCTActatgctgtgattctgtgattattctCCATATGAGGAATGAGAATAGAACTGTGTCAAGCCTTGAAAGTTAGCGTTCTATTAATCAAGttactgatgtttttctttaagtattCATCGCTATCTCAACTACAACTGACAGTAACTTTTATGACAGCATCTCTGCCATTAGGTAAGCAGTTACATTGGAACAGTTCTGTTGGGAAGTCCGGCAAGTGTGATCTAGTGTTTAATTTCTGATCCAGCTGTTTTCCTAATTTGTGTGCAACTGGCACTAGTTTCTTCTTCAGTGTTCTTCTAGCAGAAGAACTGGTCTGCTTCCCCAGCAGACCAATTGCCTGAGAAGCACATGAGATGTTTGCAGAAGGGATCTGTGCTAGGTTGATGTCTCTTAGCTCAAGACACCTCTCTTGTGTCATCAAGCTGACTGTCTGGGTGCAGAGAAGAGGCACAGTTTTTCTGGGGAGCAAGTCTGGTCTATTTTAGCTGATGAGATTTGTGCATCACTGACTTGAAAAGGAGCTTATGGCTACTCCCTCAGAACCTATGAATCTTGGTTTGAATTTCTATATGAAGCAGATGCATCACAGGCTAGCCACAGCTTATATAAGAAATAATACTTTTGAGTTTTGtgaagtaagaaaaaattaatcagGTAGACACATTTTCCTGAAATGACCTAATCAATTTGTTGGGAGTTCCCCAGATTTCCTGTTAAGGAATGTATATTTCTACGCATTttggcagctgaaggaaaaggtTGATTTCCAGTCACAACAGAAACATCTTCCATGTGACAGCAAACAATGTGTTTGCAGTACATGAGCTTCCCAGCAGGGTGAGCCTCACAGTTTGTTCCCCAGCTGAGTAGCCAGTGGGGTGTAGGTGCGGCACTTCCCAGAAATACTGACATTTGTGCCTAGATGCAGGTCAATCGATCAGCTTGAGTTCTACACAGCTTTTACAGTCACATAATTTTCCTGGTAACagttcaaaatcaaaataatcaTAGATacgttctttcttcttcttgctCCCAAGGCAAACAGGGGAATTGTTTTGGCAGGAGCATCTCTCTCTGATTTATATTTTATNNNNNNNNNNNNNNNNNNNNNNNNNNNNNNNNNNNNNNNNNNNNNNNNNNNNNNNNNNNNNNNNNNNNNNNNNNNNNNNNNNNNNNNNNNNNNNNNNNNNNNNNNNNNNNNNNNNNNNNNNNNNNNNNNNNNNNNNNNNNNNNNNNNNNNNNNNNNNNNNNNNNNNNNNNNNNNNNNNNNNNNNNNNNNNNNNNNNNNNNNNNNNNNNNNNNNNNNNNNNNNNNNNNNNNNNNNNNNNNNNNNNNNNNNNNNNNNNNNNNNNNNNNNNNNNNNNNNNNNNNNNNNNNNNNNNNNNNNNNNNNNNNNNNNNNNNNNNNNNNNNNNNNNNNNNNNNNNNNNNNatatatatatatatatgcatatgtattctctctatatatattctattttatatatatatattctatatatgtatatgcatatatatatatatatgcatgtatatatattagATTTTATGGCATTTATTTCTTGATGAGCATTTCCATGTGGAATAATCTGGGGAAGAAGATGTCTTTGCAGGCTACATATGACCTGTACATTGTAGCTCAGCCAGATGGTATTAGATGGTATCTCTttgcataagaaaaaatatattctggTATAACTTTTCCAGATCCTTACCAATGCTAAGCAGAGAAACAGTTCTTTAAAAGACACAGACTAGATGCAAAGGGCTGTGAAGAATAGCTGTGTTGTTTTTGCCTCGAATCTGCTTGTAACCTCTACTTCTCTGGttcagatgtgtttttcttcattgaaaCTGCTGAAGTCCTGTTTCAGGCATCTAAATCCTTTTCTTGGAGCTTCCTCTTGGTTCTCTCTGGCTAatgagaataataataaaagaatcaCAGAGATTATGGTCTTGTGTCAATCACTTCTCAAGCTACAATCTTTGTGGAGTGGAGGGAAAATATACACCGACAAAAACCAACTTGCaaagtgctggcagcaggaaaaCTAATGGATATTGACCCTGtac is a genomic window of Meleagris gallopavo isolate NT-WF06-2002-E0010 breed Aviagen turkey brand Nicholas breeding stock chromosome 1, Turkey_5.1, whole genome shotgun sequence containing:
- the ALG11 gene encoding GDP-Man:Man(3)GlcNAc(2)-PP-Dol alpha-1,2-mannosyltransferase, whose translation is MRERQCLVGPARKQRALPAEGGVVARKMVAGGLCFCGLLRLLCSLLIPALFLSGVLSTCLAVLLCGIRLWIQGKRKQQSPAGGDGRRPLLVAFFHPYCNAGGGGERVLWCAIRTLQKKYKNVTCVVYTGDRDATEEDIVEGAFRRFNIKLTHPVKFVFLEKRYLVEASLYPRFTLLGQSLGSVFLGWEALLKCVPDIYIDSMGYAFTLPLFKYLGGCRVGCYVHYPTISTDMLSVVRNQDTRFNNAAFITNNPFFSKLKLVYYYLFAFMYGLVGSCSDVVMVNSSWTLNHILSLWRTGACTSVVYPPCDVQTFLDIPLEEEKNSAEYSIVSVSQFRPEKDHPLQIRAFAKLLKEKRLRQQLSLKLILIGGCRNQQDEDRVNNLKCLCEELGVSNSVMFRINIPFEELKKHLAEATIGLHTMWNEHFGIGVVECMAAGTVILAHNSGGPKLDIVVPYEGRITGFLAENEDGYAETMAYIFSMSPEKRLEIRESARQSVCRFSDQHFEETFLLSVEPLFK